The Macaca nemestrina isolate mMacNem1 chromosome 17, mMacNem.hap1, whole genome shotgun sequence genome contains the following window.
GAGAACACATCTTGCAGAGCTAAAAGCATAAGCAACTGATCAAATACGAATTTTATAAACTAGCACGATTTCCTTAGCCAAgaccagggaaaaaaaaaaaaaaaacaaacacacatttGCATCACCATTCTGCTTCTCTTTTGTTTCACTGCAACCGAATTGCAGCTGCTGCCTACAGTTGCCTGTTTGAGGGAAGACTCCATTTGTTTATCCTAtccagtgttttctttctttttctttttctttctttattttctttcttttttttttttttttttttttttttgagacaggacttgccctgtcgcccaggttggagtgcaagggcacggtctcggctcactgcaacttctacctcccctGCTCAGGTGAcacttctgccacagcctcccaagtagctgggaatataggcgggcgccaccacacctggcaaatttttgtgtgtgtgtgtggtatttttagtagaggtggggccaggttggtctcaaactccaggcctcaagtgatccacctgcctcggcctcccaaagtgctgggattacacatgtgagcctaCCGTACCCGGCCTGTTTTCTTATTACAATTTCAAATACAGAATGTCATCCAAGACTTTAGATGTCTGCCTGCAGATTGAATTCTTCCCAATTAAATAAGGAGTCTTATCTTAAGATGTTGCTGGTGGTCAAAACAAGTTACTGAATGTGGCATTATTCCGCCctctgtatttaaaatttaaaattttgattcagGTAATGCTTAGCCAGACTATTTTGCTAGCTTAGAGTTGAAGTGagttgcactttgggaggctgaggtgggcagatgaggaggtcaggagatcaagaccatccggccaacatggtgaaaccccatctctactaaaagtacagaaattagctgggcatggtggtgtgcgcctgtagtctcagctacttgggaggctgaggcaggagaatcacttgaacctgggagatggaggttgcagtgagctgagattgcaccactgtactccagcctgggcgacagagtaagactccacctcaacaacaacaaaaaaaagtgagtttacatttttttttttttaagtggaatcATCCATACTGGAACTGAAAGGGGTAATGGAGAGAGGATCAACCCCAGAGAATAACTTGCCTTAGGCCACATAACTATTAATATGATAGTACCAGAACCGTGGTTTCCAGACTGCCTCAAAAGTCTGTCTAcctgggcctggcgcggtggctcacgccggtaatcccagcactttgggaggccgaggtgggcagatcacgaggtcaggagttcaagaccattctggccaacatggtgaaaccccgtctctactaaaactacaaaaattatctgtgggtggcggcacgtgcctgtaatcccagctacttgggatgcttcggcaggagaatcacttgaaccagggagtcggaggttgcagtgagccaagatcacacacctgcactccagcctggcgacagaacgacactttgtctcaaaaaaaaaaaaaaaaaaaaaaaaaaagtctgtctaCCTGGCAggacctggtggctcacgcctataatcccagcactttgggaggccaaggcaggaggatcactggagcccgtaagtttgagaccagcctgggcaacatagcaagaccccagtctcaaaaaaaaaaattgtctaccTAATTTCCCTAAAGAAAGCAACCTGGATAGCTGACCAGAAAGCCAGGAAACAGAGGATACtacctttttgttctgttttgtttacaGGTGTTTGCAAACTTGCTGTTGTGTATGTATCTTTTCTGAGCATTGCTCTGGTTCAAAGCTGTGAATTACCGTTTTGGCACTGGGAGGCGGTGTTGTGTAGAAGGAGCCTGGTCTTTCCTGCAGGGACTTCTCCATTCCTGCCTAGATGGGACTTTGCCCATTGCTTCATTTTCTACTTGTTCCGGAAGAGTATTATGAGCCCTTAATGAGATgaagcataaaataaatagataacatttatctcggctcactgcaagctcctcctcctgggttcatgccattctcctgcctcagcctcccaagtagctgggactacaggcatctgccaccacgccctgctaattttttgtatttttagtagagatgggttttcaccctGTTAGGCAggatgttctccatctcctgaccttgtgatcagcccgcctcagcctgccaaagtgctgggattacaggcgtgagcccctgcacctggccagcacAGATGGGGTTCTAAGTGTTTTACGTGTGTTAGCTTGTTCACCACTACCTGGGGACATAGTTACTGTTCtctccatttacagatgaagaaactgaggcccagaaagagtAAGTCATTTCCTCACTTTGCGCAGTGCCCCTTCCCAAGGTCATGGGATTGACAGTAACTAGTGGAGCCAGAAAACGAACCGGGTATCTGATTCCAGACCTACCCTCCTAAACACAATGTCTGCCCCATAGTAGGTGTTTAGTAAAGTGAAGCTGAGGTAGCCTGAAGAGGCTTCTTataggttttgtgtgtgtgtgttttttttttgagatggagtttcactcttgtcacccaggctggagtgcaatgcgtgattttggctcactgcaccctccgcctcccgggttcaagcgattctcctgcctcatcctcccgagtaactgggattacaggtgtgtgccaccacgcctggctaattttttgtatttttagtggaaatggggtttcaccatgttagccaagctggtctcgaactcctgacctcaggtgatccgcccgccttggcttcccaaagtgctgggattataggcgtgagccaccgcgcccgtccttTTGTAGATTTAATTGGAGGAATTGTCTAATAGGCCTGTCAAATTCAACATATCCAAGATTGAATTCCAAGTCTCGCCTCATCCCTCTACCACCTCAAGCCTGCTCCTCTGAGTCCTCAGCCTCTCAGGGGTGCTCAGGCCAGAACGCTTGGCACCCTGCTTGCCTCCTGCTTGCCTCCTGTCTTTCACAGCTGACATCCAGTCAGCCAATTCTATGAGCTTCACCTTCAGATACAGTCAGAATCTGACTACTTCTCACTAACCCTACTACTACGCCTCTGGTACACCATTGTttctctcacctggattattgcAATAGCTTCCTAGCTAGtgtccttgctcctcagcttataTTAAACAGTCTTCTTAACTAACACAGTGGTCAGAGGAATCCTGACTTAAAACATAAGTCAGATCATTTCACTCTTCTCAAAAATGGCTCCTGTCTCACTCAGTAAAAGCCTACAGGGTCCTACAATTTCTACTGCCTGTTCCCACATCTTCCCTCCTTACCTCTGTGCTAATCTCATGGGATTTGCCCTTCTGCTTACCTTTTTCCCCTGGCCTCCTTGCTTTCCCTGGAATACCAGATAGTCCTGATTCAAGATCTTTGCGTTTTTTTGTCGTCCCACTCTCTTAAATGCTTTCCCTCTAGATATCACATGGTTTGCTTCCTCACCGCCTTCAGATTTTAGTTTAGATGTCACCTTCTTGGCAAGGCTTTTCCTGGGCCCTCAATTTAAACTTGCACAACCTCTGGCATTCCCTAATGCCTTTCCCTGCTTTACTATTGCTGTCACACTTCATCACCACCTAGCGTACTGCAtgctttgcttatttatttgctgatgtctgtttcctcttctgtaaaatggggggaATGTTGACAATAGTATTACCTCATGGGTTTAGAGggttaaataagttaatacatgTAATGCCTTTAGAACAATGTCCAGCATGTGAAGCGTTATACCTGTGTTAgctattgttgttattttcttattatgaAGCAATGTGCTGGGTAATGGAAAATAAGGTTACCCTCAAAAAACGTACTCTCTTGCATTGCCAAGCAGAATGGTGACTGCTTTCAATTCTTAGTTGATCAGTAACCACAATTTCAGCACCAGTGAGTGATGCCCGGTTGATGAATGACACCCAATACCTCAGGTCTGAAATAGTTTCCAACACTAATAAGATATTCTGACTGCAAATATAAAGCTTAAGGAGTTGAAGTTCAAAGATAGAGTAATCTATCAATTAGATTGATCCCTAGTCATTCCCCCACATCAGTTGTAATTCAAGTGTCATGCATACCCCTTGGTTTTAAGGACCAAGGATAATGCTTCATGAAGAACTTGAAAATATTACCTGGCTGCAGGGACTCTGAGTTATGGCTGCCCAGAGCCACACAGCTCTGGACTGTAAATGATGATGACTAAGGCACAGGGCTGTGGGGGCCATGCTATGTTGACTTAACACTGCTTTACATGGGTGGTAGTTTAGCAAGTTGGTTTGTCCCAGAGTCTCTCAGATCCACTGGTAGTAAATTACCTCCTTTACGCTCAAGCTTGCCATGAACAAGTGATCTACTACTAGCAAGtgagcattttatttccaaaaGGGAGCATCTTTTTCTCATCatgcttcattcatttttgagGGCTCACTTATCATTATAATTGCTCACTTTTTAAGCCTGTGCCACAGACatccacacacaaacacactcaagGCTGCAGTTTGCCCAGAATCAAGGATAGATTAGATCCTTCTACTTCAAGCAAGGTCCACCTTATCCTTAGTTTACTCattcagtacatttttttttttttttttttgagacagagtcttgctgtgttgcccaggctggagtgcagtggcgcaatcttggctcactgcagcctctgcctcttgggttcaagcaattctcctgcctcagcctccccagtagctgggattacagacgtgcaccgtcacgctaatttttggatttttagtagagacggggtttcaccctgttgggcaggctggtgtcaaactcctgacctcaagtaatctgcctgccttggcctccctaagtgctgggattacaggtgtgagccaccgtgcctggcctattcagtaaatattaactaAGCATGTATATGTGCCAAGCAAACACTTCCTTGCCTTCAGGGAGCTTGATCAAGACTCTTCTCTCCCAAACTTAACAAGACTCTTACTTTTCCCAAATTAGTAATAATTTTGTCATTGCATCATGAAATACACCTTAAAGGAACCTGGATAATCTAATTCTAATGAACCATAATGTAGAATGTCACTCTGAGACATCAGTGGAATTGCTCCCAGCCAGCCAGACATGCTAACTTTCTGTGAGTTACTAATGCTAAGCCCAGGGCAAATCAGCTTTTTCCTAGAACCATATAAACTTTCCAGATAATTATACTTCCCAGGTTAGTGAACTAACCTTCACTATTGAACATTTGTTCCAAGCTTCATTTCTGTATTTGGCTATAAGAGCTCTGAAGATATTTATCTCAGTTCAATTAGAGAGTTGGTGAAAGAAGACGTTTCAAAACACAGGGGCGAgaagtattttccttctgtaatACACATTCAGCTTTGGCACCTAGGGATGTAAGTTGCTCTGAATCTTTCATCTCtgttaagatggagttttgcctgCATGCTAATTATGTTTCTGTATAGTATGAAAATAGTAGTCCTTCAGAGTGTACAGAATTGCTTCCTCTGTGTACAATATTGAGTGATTAGTTTTACTTAAATGAGTCTGATATGTTAGAAGAGCCTGTTCTTGAAGAATTTTGGttgttgatatatattttttaagtaccTCAGGAATTAAAGTATATGTGCAATGCCTTATGTTTACGCAGATGAGGATATGTTTGTAGCCTTCTGGAGAGAACTAAAGAagccaactttttaaaaatggaaatttggaaatcctttgtgtgtgtgttaaggaaagaaaagtaagaaggaaaaagaaagtgagcAACTGGGATTCAGACAAGAGTATCTGCTGtcataataataatttaagtgacagagcaagctGCTGATAGGAGATGGTTATTAGCCTGATAATATTGAATCTTCAGGTGGCATATGAAGTGAGTTTCCATAGTCCCTGAAAAGGAATatagcaatataaaaatatgtttcagaGACTGAGATGATCTAATGAGCGATACTCATAGAGTATACTCCACGTTACCATTGGAGTTCGCCAGCCAGTGAGCTTACCTCCTGGAGGCTATTGAAATTAAAACTCCTAGGTTAAGTTAGTTTTTCTCAGGAACcagaaatgagatttaaaaacaaaatttaagcatattaaatattttgatcaTCTTCTTTGTGAAAAGTTGAGATTACCAGCCCGGTTACCTGGTTCTAGCTAAACTCTTAACAGGCTTGTGTATACATTATTTACTAATGTTTAGAATGTGAAATCCCAAATCACTTCTCCTCTTTTTCAATCATTCTTTTCTTTGGAACAGGACTTGTTTACACTGGGCATGTAAACGAAACCATGGTCAGGTGGTCTCTTACCTGTTAAAATCAGGAGCTGACAAAGAAATTCTTACCACAAAAGGAGAAATGCCAGTCCAGTTAACATCAAGGAGAGAAATCAGGAAGATTATGGGAGGTGAGTCTGTGTTTGGGGGGAACTTTTGATTTCGTTAGACTCATTGAAGACTTGTGGTATTATTGGCTACATTCTTAATGCTGGTCAAACAactgttctattttttttctttcttcctttttttttttttttttgagacagagtttagctcttgttgcccaggctggagtgcagtggcatgatgtcggctcaccacaacctctgcctcccaggttcaagtgattctcctgcgtcagcctcccgagtagctaggattacaggcatgtgccatcacatccagctaattttgtatttttattagtattttcaccatgttggtcaggctgatctcgaactcccgacctcaggcgatcctcccacctcggcctcccaaagtgctgggattgcaggtgtgagacactgctcCCAGCAACTGTTCTATTTCTAAAAGCAAATTACTATGCCAAGGTAGTAATTCCAGGTTGTTTCTGGGGAGGTCAGCAttgtaaggttttatttttttatttgtaaaatttaagATAATGATGAACATGGTAATCATAAACCtaatgaaatattcttttttcttctgaccTGCAGAGGCAGTAAGCACTGACCAATGTCACATACCAAAAGACACCACTTCCAAAAGACAcctttttttggtaattttgaaAGGACTGTGTAaatgttctgttttcttctttttaagtggaagaagatgatgatgatgatgacagccTCCCCCAGCTGAAGAAGGAGTCAGAACTGCCCTTTGTTCCCAACTATTTGGCCAACCCAGCCTTCCCTTTTATCTACACACCCACAGCAGAGGATTCAGCCCCGATGCAGAACGGGGGTCCCTCCACACCCCCTGCATCACCCCCTGCAGATGGCTCACCTCCATTGCTTCCCCCTGGGGAACCTCCCCTGTTAGGGGCCTTTCCCCGGGACCACACCTCTTTGGCACTAGTTCAGAATGGTGATGTGTCGGCCCCCTCTGCCATACTCAGAACACCAGAAAGCACAAAACCAGGTCCTGTTTGTCAGCCACCAGTGAGTCAGAGCCGCTCCCTGTTTTCTTCTGTCCCGTCCAAGCCACCAGTGTCTCTGGAGCCTCAAAATGGGGCATATGCAGGACCAGCGCCAGCATTCCAGCCATTTTTCTTCACTGGAGCATTTCCATTTAATATGCAAGGTAACCCCTCATCAGCAAACAGCCTCTGCAACAGGGGAGTTGGTGTCCCGAGAGGTGGGATTTAATGAGGTATTTTGGGTATAATTACAAACTTACAGGAATGTTACATGACTAGTATAAGGAACTCCCTTTACTCAAATTCACAAATTGTTTACCTTTTGCCCTTTTACCCTGATACCCTTCAGTATTCTTTCCATTATATCTTTCCTAAGAACAaggatattctcttttatttatttatttatttttgacacgtagtttcaccctgtcacccaggctggagtgcagtggtgtgatcttggctcactgcaacctccacctcccaggttcaagcaattcttctgcctcagcctcccaagtagctgggattacaggagcataccaccacacctggctaattttttttttttttttttttttagtagagatggggtttcaccatgttggccaggctggtctcaaactcctgaccttaagtgatccgcctccctcagcctcccaaagtgctgtgattataggtgtgaatcaccgcacccagccaggtaTTCTCTTATGTAATTACAGTACAAATGACCAAATTTGAGAAATGTAATCTTGAGGTAATGCTGTTCCGTAATCCATAGTCCATGTTTAAATTTTGTCAATTGTCTCAACCAATGCCTTTTATATTCCATCATCTATTATACGTACTGTCTGTACTATTACAGAAATAGTACTATCTGTACTATTGATACCTATCTGGACTCTCTGTACTCCTCTGCCCCCTGCGCCCTGCCCAGGATCGTATGTTGCCTGTAGTTATCATGTCGTTTTAGTTTCCTTTAATCTGGAATCTttaccctttatcatttttgatCTTGATCTTTTTGAAGAGTCCAGGACAATTATTTTTGTGGGATACGATTTTCAATCATTCTTTCTCTACTTATTAGTTGGTATTTTACTGTAAAGAAGGGCTTTCCCTTCTCCTTCATTAATATCAGTATTGACACATATATCTGTATTTTATTCAGTGGGTTATAATCTGTTACTATCAATTTTCAGTTATTCAGGTTAtcccagatttggccagtgggagccccTTCAAGCTGGTTCTTACGTCCCTTGCAGGTGTCTTCATTGTTCTTGGAGCACTGCCTTACTTTCTGGTGCAgcaagatgttccaggctcataGCATAacttttcctcctcccaccccggagtcagtcatttctccaagaagccctgGTTCTTTTTGGTGGAGAATGGTATTTAGGACACACAGCAAATTTGCCTCCCACTTGGGCCCACCAAGAATGGTATTTAGACACCAGGATGTGGGCACTAGGTGTCCTCATTGCTACAGGTATATCATTTCTTCCAGGCCTGCTGAGAGGACATAGCCAGGAAAGATATCCATATTTCTCTATCAGTGTATATCTTTTTGAGAGTATTAAAAACCACAAGTTCATCCTGATTCTTCCAAATCCAGTCAAATACCATAGGGTACAGCTAgtcttacttttccttttttcctagaAGTAACTCTCTCACTTCCTGTTTTTGAGGAGTTACTACTATAGGTGCTAACAGTGACCTGGGGTGCCACAAGGGGTTCATATACAGGGAACAAAGCAGAACTGCCAAATGTCCAGGGTGCTTGACTTGGGCTGTCTTGGCAGCCAGGTTCAGAATAAAGGAGCAGATTGCTTAGTTCCAAGACCTGTGAATAAtaagaccccttcctcatgaaGGTGCCACATTCACATCAAGTTATACTTTAGCTTTTATTAGTAGCTTGTCATTTGTCTCTTTTACTGTCTTTTTTGCAAGGAGtttcatattttacaaatacCTTTAGGTCCATAATTGTTCAATCTTTTTAGGGTAACTCACATCCTGCCCATGCCTTCTTTCCAAccttcttcccccttcccctgtTCATGTATAGTTTGATACCCAAACCTGTTCTTAAGACTTTGCCTCCTTAGCTCCAATGGCAGAAGTAAATTATTCTTCTACACAGCTGGAATGGCTGCCCCTGCCTTGCTCTTACTTTGTGAACCATAGCCTAAAAGTATGGACAACAATGCAGGAAACTGCTCCAGCAGAGCCAGAACTGGGCCTGAGCAAACCCTGCTGGTTACACTTGGTTTTCCCACCAAACAGGTCTGTTAATCATGCACAGACCTTTGGCATGATTAAGTGTAACCATCTTCTGGaaaagatcctttttttttttttttttgagacggagtctcgctctgtcgcccaggctggagtgcagtggcgcgatctcggctcactgcaagctccgcctcccgggttcacgccattctcctgcctcagcctcccgagtagctgggactacaggcgcccacaactgcgcccggctaattttttgtatttttagtagagacggggtttcaccgtggtctcgatctcctgaccttgtgatccgcccgcctcggcctcccaaagtgctgggattacaggcgtgagccaccgcgcccggcgggaaAAGATCTTAAATAACAGGGGCTGTGCTGTGCCAGAACTATTCAttaacatttctccttttttttctagaGCTGGTACTCAAGGTGAGAATTCAGAACCCATCTCTTCGAGAAAATGATTTCATTGAAATTGAACTGGACCGACAGGAGCTCACCTACCAAGAGTTGCTCAGAGTGTGTTGCTGTGAGCTGGGCGTTAATCCAGATCAAGTGGAGAAGATCAGAAAGTTACCCAACACTCTGTTAAGAAAGGTAAGAAAAGTCTGTTAAGCATGAATGGCTGCTTTTTGCATTTGGAAAATACCTAGCTCCCTCCTTCGTTATATGAGTTAGTTGAGGAAATAAACAGAATAGAAAAGGAGCAAAGAATGATTTTCCAAATGTAATCATTTCCTTCTACTAAGTCTATAGAgacactggcttttttttttttttttttggcaagtcaagtgaagcagtggagtggagaaggaacaaagacgTCTGTAACTGGTGTTTGGCCAGTTACATTCTTACAAACTAGTTGGAAACACCATTGTATTCAGATCAGCCAACAGTGGCATTTTTGGAAGTTGATACCAGAGATAATTTTCTGAATTATCATTCACGTGTTCCTATTTTCGGTTTCTTTAGTGATCTGTAAGGATTAACTTAGTACACTACTAGATGTGCCTTCTGTTTTACAAGTGAAGAACCAAGTTCAGTTACAGAGCCAATCCACATAGATGCATGTGTGGTCCTTCGTACATCTCTGGGTTTTTGAACATCAGGTTTCTGGCTTCTCAGGGCACCCGGAAAACTGATCTGTGCATTGCCTCTCCCTTTGCATAGCCTCTCCCTTCGCAGTGTGTGCTCATGCTGTCGCAGCTGCTGAGCTGTTTTTAAGGGCTTCCACTTTGCAACCCAATCAGCCTGGGGCCTTAGTTGCACTATCACTGACTTAGCCTGccacagggattttttttttttcttccaagttttGAAATGAGACAAGATACTGGTATCAATACAGTGCACCAAACATATGGAGACAAGTGGCTCCTGTTAATTTGTTTAATGTATGTTTGTTTTAGGACAAGGATGTTGCTCGACTCCAAGATTTCCAGGAGCTGGAACTGGTTCTGATgataagtgaaaataattttctgttcagAAATGCTGCATCCACACTGACTGAAAGGCCTTGTTATAACAGGAGAGCTTCAAAACTGACTTACTAATGCAGCAGGGACTTTTATCACTGAGTATTATGACAGTGTGCGTCACCTCTGGGCCAAGGACAAGCCATTGATCTAAATGCCTCGGATGCCCGGGAGGGCCTCTGGTGCCACTGCGTAGTATATAATAACATCATTCTGCCAAGGTAGGAAGCCCCTGACCCCCAAGCAGCGGTGCCACTCTTCCAAGCCTCTTGGTGCACAATAAACCTATTGCTTGAAGCTTTGAACAGCTGAGAAGTGGTCTGGAGAGGCAGAAGCTGAAGGTTCTATATCCAGTGTGTTTTACGTTCAGAATGTAAGAGAGTTGTCTAAGCAGAAGCTGAGGGAGAGCGGAGCCTATTTCTAGCCACTCCTGTTGACAGTGCACCTGAAGGGCCAGGATGTGTTTTTCTTGGTGTTGCATGCTCACAACTCTCCTGACATTGGGAACTTATGAGGGAGGAAGACTGGGGAAAGCACAGATACTGGACAGATGGATTCTAGTGTGACTTGTGACTGTGAGGTTTCctataacatatttataaatgttactCAGGTTAAAAGTATTTAAGAATACAGTTACCTAATTGTAAATATGCTGTTAACCAAAAGAGCTTTCCCTCCCTCACTTTTTCCTTTGTAAACACTCATGACTGCTTCTCTGTTTCTCGAGTCATCTCTGCATTAACTCCCCTTTGTGG
Protein-coding sequences here:
- the LOC105472392 gene encoding ankyrin repeat domain-containing protein 40 isoform X2, coding for MTCLHWACKRNHGQVVSYLLKSGADKEILTTKGEMPVQLTSRREIRKIMGVEEDDDDDDSLPQLKKESELPFVPNYLANPAFPFIYTPTAEDSAPMQNGGPSTPPASPPADGSPPLLPPGEPPLLGAFPRDHTSLALVQNGDVSAPSAILRTPESTKPGPVCQPPVSQSRSLFSSVPSKPPVSLEPQNGAYAGPAPAFQPFFFTGAFPFNMQELVLKVRIQNPSLRENDFIEIELDRQELTYQELLRVCCCELGVNPDQVEKIRKLPNTLLRKDKDVARLQDFQELELVLMISENNFLFRNAASTLTERPCYNRRASKLTY
- the LOC105472392 gene encoding ankyrin repeat domain-containing protein 40 isoform X1, whose protein sequence is MNALLEQKEQQERLREAAALGDIREVQKLVESGVDVNSQNEVNGWTCLHWACKRNHGQVVSYLLKSGADKEILTTKGEMPVQLTSRREIRKIMGVEEDDDDDDSLPQLKKESELPFVPNYLANPAFPFIYTPTAEDSAPMQNGGPSTPPASPPADGSPPLLPPGEPPLLGAFPRDHTSLALVQNGDVSAPSAILRTPESTKPGPVCQPPVSQSRSLFSSVPSKPPVSLEPQNGAYAGPAPAFQPFFFTGAFPFNMQELVLKVRIQNPSLRENDFIEIELDRQELTYQELLRVCCCELGVNPDQVEKIRKLPNTLLRKDKDVARLQDFQELELVLMISENNFLFRNAASTLTERPCYNRRASKLTY